The bacterium Unc6 genome has a window encoding:
- a CDS encoding 3-methyl-2-oxobutanoate hydroxymethyltransferase → MEIKKITITEMLQRKKEGKKITMLTAYDYPMASFIEKSGIDIILVGDSAAMVVHGHQNTLPITMDEMLVHCRAVRRGAQGTFIVGDMPFLSYQTSIQDAILNAGRFLKEGFCDAVKIEGGMPVVPVLKAITDTGIPVMAHIGLTPQSATQLGGFKVQGKDSKDAQALVDSAIALQNAGAFCVLMECVPDRVAEFVTKKIILPTIGIGAGSGCDGQVLVTHDMLGLFERFVPKFAKKYVVLSEQIRKGIEVFKQEVEQGKFPSPEHSFTVADEVVKNLK, encoded by the coding sequence TGGAGATAAAAAAAATTACAATTACTGAGATGTTGCAAAGGAAAAAAGAAGGTAAAAAAATTACAATGCTTACTGCATATGATTATCCTATGGCATCTTTTATTGAAAAGTCAGGTATTGATATAATACTTGTTGGAGATTCTGCTGCTATGGTTGTGCATGGGCATCAGAATACACTTCCTATAACTATGGATGAGATGCTTGTTCATTGCAGGGCAGTCCGACGCGGGGCACAAGGGACATTTATTGTTGGGGATATGCCATTTTTATCATATCAAACCTCAATACAGGATGCGATCTTGAATGCGGGAAGGTTCTTAAAAGAGGGTTTTTGTGATGCTGTAAAAATAGAAGGCGGAATGCCAGTGGTTCCTGTTCTTAAGGCAATAACCGACACAGGTATACCCGTTATGGCGCATATCGGGCTTACTCCCCAGAGCGCGACACAGCTTGGAGGATTTAAGGTTCAGGGAAAGGATAGTAAGGATGCACAGGCTCTTGTTGACTCTGCTATTGCTTTACAGAATGCAGGGGCCTTCTGTGTGCTTATGGAGTGTGTGCCTGACAGGGTTGCAGAGTTTGTTACAAAAAAGATTATTCTTCCGACCATAGGTATAGGTGCAGGAAGCGGTTGTGACGGACAGGTTCTTGTAACACATGATATGTTGGGTCTTTTTGAAAGGTTTGTCCCAAAGTTTGCAAAAAAATATGTTGTTCTTTCGGAACAGATACGGAAAGGAATAGAAGTTTTTAAACAGGAGGTTGAGCAGGGTAAATTCCCTTCTCCTGAACATTCTTTTACGGTGGCTGATGAGGTGGTAAAGAATTTGAAATGA